A stretch of Miscanthus floridulus cultivar M001 chromosome 13, ASM1932011v1, whole genome shotgun sequence DNA encodes these proteins:
- the LOC136501103 gene encoding U-box domain-containing protein 39-like: MGAERARRWKLLPFRSLSLPPPAASKPKNRPPDVTVPPPPATKDNKGEEEVPADFLCCPILRTPMADPVILPSGQTYERACVLACAELGLSLGPDGVVAGDRGTPGGGVAAAIPNDALRAAVRTWCALSGRAAPVAPSGEEASVAVLRAVVAGTQVSARSSSNLSCSSEGAPAPARSASNLSCSSEGASAASTSSSSSGRSSREVDVQVVVRGKEAAKEEQDEPVRVADAEEEAVAKAVEAGDETEVEAAMAALRRATREGTARRCALCGPRLLAALRRVLLSSRHTASARADAAAALSNLSLEPENRVPVVRAGAVPALVEVLASAASPAEAREHAAGALFGLALHEGNRAAIGVLGALPPLLAALADRDHAAPRARRDAGMALYHLSFAAVNQSKLARAPGASRTLLSVACDAAEAAPIRRLALMVLCNVAACAEGSAALMDAGAVATASAILSEGACHAELQECCVEALYAMSRGSPRFRGLARAAGADRPLMLIAEQASPGVDKEVVQTVLRTMGRDSSDDDHTSVRRNDEGHHGRSSLPHRRRVASGSAPPAATPPSSHP; encoded by the coding sequence ATGGGTGCCGAGCGCGCGCGGCGCTGGAAGCTCCTGCCCTTCCGGTCGCTGTCCCTGCCGCCGCCGGCAGCATCCAAGCCCAAGAACAGGCCGCCGGACGTCACTGTTCCCCCGCCCCCGGCGACGAAGGATAACAAGGGAGAGGAGGAGGTGCCGGCGGACTTCTTGTGCTGCCCCATCCTCCGCACGCCGATGGCGGACCCGGTCATCCTTCCGTCGGGGCAGACGTACGAGCGCGCCTGCGTCCTGGCCTGCGCGGAGCTCGGCCTCTCTCTCGGCCCAGACGGAGTGGTGGCGGGCGACAGGGGCACACCGGGCGGTGGCGTTGCCGCCGCTATACCTAACGACGCGCTCCGGGCGGCCGTCCGGACGTGGTGCGCGCTCTCTGGTCGCGCGGCGCCCGTGGCGCCTTCGGGCGAGGAGGCGAGTGTGGCCGTGCTCCGCGCGGTGGTGGCGGGGACGCAGGTTTCGGCAAGGTCGTCGTCGAATCTGTCGTGCTCATCAGAGGGGGCTCCGGCGCCGGCGAGGTCCGCGTCGAACCTGTCGTGCTCGTCGGAGGGGGCGTCCGCTGCGTCCACATCGTCCTCGTCGTCCGGTAGGTCGTCAAGGGAGGTCGATGTGCAGGTGGTGGTGCGCGGGAAGGAGGCGGCGAAAGAGGAACAAGACGAGCCCGTGCGTGTTGCTGACGCAGAGGAGGAGGCCGTGGCAAAGGCGGTGGAGGCCGGGGACGAGACGGAAGTGGAGGCGGCGATGGCCGCATTGCGGCGGGCGACGCGGGAGGGCACGGCGCGGCGGTGCGCGCTGTGCGGCCCGCGGCTGCTCGCGGCGCTCAGGCGCGTGCTGCTGTCCTCGCGCCACACCGCGTCGGCGCGCGCGGACGCCGCCGCGGCGCTGTCGAACCTCTCGCTGGAGCCGGAGAACCGGGTGCCCGTCGTGCGCGCGGGCGCGGTGCCGGCGCTTGTCGAGGTGCTGGCGTCGGCCGCCTCGCCGGCCGAGGCACGCGAGCACGCGGCGGGGGCGCTGTTCGGCCTCGCCCTCCACGAGGGCAACCGCGCCGCCATCGGCGTGCTCGGGGCCCTGCCGCCGCTCCTCGCGGCGCTCGCGGACCGCGACCACGCCGCCCCGCGCGCGCGCCGCGACGCCGGGATGGCGCTGTACCACCTATCCTTCGCCGCCGTGAACCAGTCCAAGCTCGCGCGCGCCCCGGGCGCGTCCAGGACCCTGCTCTCCGTCGCGTGCGACGCCGCCGAGGCGGCGCCCATCCGCAGGCTGGCGCTCATGGTGCTCTGCAACGTGGCCGCCTGCGCGGAGGGCAGCGCCGCGCTGATGGACGCGGGCGCCGTGGCGACGGCGTCCGCCATCCTGTCCGAAGGTGCGTGCCACGCGGAGCTGCAGGAATGTTGCGTGGAGGCGTTGTACGCCATGAGCAGGGGGAGCCCGCGGTTCCGGGGGCTCGCCAGAGCAGCAGGCGCGGACCGCCCACTCATGCTCATCGCCGAGCAGGCGAGCCCGGGCGTCGACAAGGAGGTGGTTCAGACGGTGCTGCGCACGATGGGCCGTGACAGCAGCGACGACGACCACACGTCGGTCCGCAGGAACGAcgagggccaccatggccgcaGCAGTTTGCCTCACCGCCGGCGTGTGGCAAGCGGGAGCGCTCCGCCCGCCGCGACACCACCAAGTTCTCATCCATGA